The following coding sequences lie in one Lolium perenne isolate Kyuss_39 chromosome 2, Kyuss_2.0, whole genome shotgun sequence genomic window:
- the LOC127337166 gene encoding uncharacterized protein, translating into MGMQLRPWKAATLLALFLALLLSTSSAGRHGSFMVDQESIGQQGEGRPVASQGEALAEVHARMLKEVTTSDYGSYDPTPSMEKPHFKLIPN; encoded by the exons ATGGGGATGCAACTGAGGCCCTGGAAAGCGGCCACTCTCTTAGCTCTCTTCTTGGCCTTGCTGCTCTCGACTTCGTCGGCAG GGAGACATGGGAGCTTCATGGTGGATCAGGAATCTATAGGTCAGCAAGGAGAG GGCCGACCAGTAGCTAGCCAGGGGGAAGCCCTGGCAGAAGTGCATGCCCGGATGCTCAAAGAAGTCACGACCAGCGACTACGGCAGTTACGACCCAACCCCGTCCATGGAGAAGCCCCATTTCAAGCTCATACCCAACTAA